A stretch of DNA from Microbacterium croceum:
AGTCTGACTGCTGATCTGAGCCCGCTTCGTCCCGACCGCAACCTCGCGATGGAGTTGGTGCGCGCCACGGAGGCGGCAGCGATCCGGGCCGTGCCGTTCATCGGTCGCGGAGCGAAGGAGGCTGCCGACGGCGCGGCTGTCGACGCGATGCGCGCGTTCCTCGGCACGGTCGACTTCCAGGGCCGCGTGGTGATCGGTGAGGGGGAGAAGGACAATGCCCCGATGCTCTTCAACGGGGAGGTCGTCGGCACCGGCCAGGGGCCGCTGTGCGACATCGCGGTGGACCCGATCGATGGGACCTCGCTGACCGCGGCCGGGCGCCAGAACGCTCTCTCGGTGATCGCGGTCTCCGACCGAGGCACGATGCTCGACGCGTCGACCGTCTTCTACATGGACAAGCTCGTCACCGGGCCTGCCGGGGTGGGGGTGGTCGACATCCGCCTCCCGATCGGTGAGAACATCCGCAAGCTCGCCGGCGCGCTGGGCAAGCCTGTCGACGAGATCGTCGTCTCGGTGCTGAACCGTCCGCGTCACGAGAAGCTGATCCAGGACATCCGTGACGCCGGCGCCGGCACCCGTCTGATGAGCGACGGTGACGTGGCAGGCGGCATCAACGCCGCACGGCACGATGCGCGCACCGACATGTGCGTCGGCGTCGGCGGCAGCCCCGAGGGAATCGTCACCGCCTGCGCCATCAAGGCTCTCGGCGGACACATCCAGGGGCAGCTGTGGCCGCGCGATGACGAGGAGCGTCAGCGCGGGATCGACGCCGGTCTCCAGATGGACCACGTGTACGAGGCCGATGACCTGGTGCAGGGCAACAACACGATCTTCGTTGCGACGGGCGTCACCGACGGCCAGCTGGTCGCGGGAGTCCGTCGCGAGCGCGGCTACGTCTACACGGAGAGTGTCGTGTTGCGCGGTGCCTCGGGCACGCTGCGTCGCATCGCGTCGGAGCACCTCGTCTCCAAATGGCTGTAGTGGAGTAAGACGCCTCTTCCTGCCGTCGCCGCGCGGACGAGGCGCTCCCGAAGTGCTTGCCCCGTGCGTGCGCGGGCGGTGCCGTCTCTGTCATCGTTACCGACCCGGTACCGCACGCCGTGCTGCTCGTCCCTGGTTTGCAGGGGCGCCGTGTCACAATTGTCACTGGGTTTGTCGCCGTCGACGGAGCCGCCAGGCACCGCAGGCACAGGAGGGCGAGCACATGGCAATTCATCAGCACAACGGTCCCGGGGCCGCAGCGACGAAGATCGTCACCACGAACACCGGCCGTATTCTCCGGGTGAGCGCGGATGTCGATCCGGGCGGTGCCGCGGCTCCGGTCGCGCCTGCCGCTGCTGCCCCTGCTGTCATCGACCCGGCGCGCCGCGCGGATGTGCTCTTCCGCAAGCGCCGTGACGAGGGGCACGAGCTCAGCTCCTGGTGGATGATCGGGGCCTTTCTCGCCACGAGCGGGCTCGTCATCCTTCTGCTGAGTGGTGTTCCAGGCGCTGCCTGATAGCCAGCCCCGGGTAACTTCCGGATCAGCTCCTGGTCGGTTCAGCGGCTGTCTTGCTGCAGCCGTGCACGCACTTCGCCGACATCGGCGCGCAGCGCATCCGCATCCGGCTCGTCTGCGGTTCCGACCAGTTCGGGCGCGGTGAATCGTCGCGCCGATGCGGTGACGACCTGCGGGGTGGCGTCGAGCGTCGAGGCATCGATCCCCGGGAAGTGTCGCGCCGTGACCAGTACACGGTTCTCGAGCGAACCGGCGAACTTGTTGTAACTGTCGACCGTGCGCTCAAGGGCTCGGCGCAGGTCATCGGCGTGACCGGCGAGGACGCCGAGTCGGTCGTACAGCTGCGTGCCGAGATTGAGCAGGCTGCGGGCCTCGGTGGATACCTCCTGCTGCGTCCAGGTGTAGGCAACGGTCTTCAGCACGGCCCAGAGGTTCACGGGAGACGCGAGGGCGACCCGCTTGCTGAAGGCATAGTCGAGCAGCGTCGGGTCTTCGTCGATCGCCGCGGCGAGCAGCGACTCGCTGGGGAGGAAGCAGATTACGAACTCAGGACTCGCGTCGAGTCCCGACCAGTAGGCCTTCTTCGCAAGGGCGTCGATGTGCGCGCGCACCGCCTTGACGTGCTTCTGCATGTATGCGCGACGCTGCGGCTCGTGGGCGTCGCCGCCGGGCAAGGCAGAGGCCTCGAGATAGGCGTCGAGAGGGACCTTCGCGTCGACGGGCACCGAGGTGCCTCCCGCGAGGCGGATGACCATGTCGGGGCGTCCTTGGCCATGGTCGGAGGAGACGGTCGTCTGCAAATCGAAGTCCACGTGCCGCGTGAGACCCGCGGCTTCCACGACACGGCGCAGCTGCGTCTCGCCCCACACGCCGCGCGTGGCAGTGGAACGAAGCGCCCCGGCCAGGGACTCGGTCGTCGCGCGCAGCGCCTCATCGGACTCCTGGGCGCGTCGCAGCTGCTCGGCGAGCGTGCCGAACTGCGCCTGCCGCTCCTGCTCGATCGCGGTGACCTTGCTCTGCATCTGCTGCAGGCTCTCGCGAACCGGTGCGAGCGCCGTGAGCACCGCGTTCTGCTGCTGCACGCGCTGGGCCTCGGCGCGCTGTTCGGCGCGGGCGTGCTCGACCGCGTCGCGATAGAGGTCGTACTGGCGGTCGCGGTCGTCGCGCGCCGCCGCGAGCTCCGCTTCGGCGCGGGCGAGGGCGGCGGCGCCACGGCCGGTGTGGAGCGCCCATCCCAGCGCACCGCCGGTCACGAGCGCCGCGAGGACGAGAAGAACGATCAGCGGGGCATCCATATCCTCATGGTGCCGCAGGGGTCGGACATTCCGGCGTAGCGCGCCAGAGGACGAGGTCAGGCGACAGCGCGCTCGGGGACCGCGGCCGGCGTGGTGACGCGCAAGCCGAGTGCGTCGGCCAGAGCGTCCACATCCGCAGCACCCGCACGCCACGCGGAATCGATCACGATCTGCGCACACGCGCGGGCATCCGCCAGGGCATCATGGTGCGAGAACTCCGCGAAGCCCGCCGCGGCCGCCGCCACCGGTAGCCGGTAGGAGTCGAGCTGATACGTCTTGCGCGCGACCTGGAGGCTGCACAGCGAGCGATACGGCGGGCACACCTCTCCGGTCGCCTCCGAAGCGCGGCGCAACACGTTGAGGTCGAATCCGGCATTGTGCGCGACCAGCACGTCGGCACCGGCGAAGGCGCACAGGCGGTCGAACTGCTCCGACCACGTGGCCGCGGAGCACACGTCCTCCGGTCGGATGCCGTGGATCCGCACGTTCCATTCCTGGAACTCGTCGTGACCGGCCGGGGGCTGGATCAGCCAGCCGGCGGTGGCGACGACCTCGCCGTCGCGAACGCGGACGAGTCCGACGGAGCAGGCCGAGGCGGGGCTGGAATTCGCCGTCTCGAAGTCGATAGCGGTGAAGTCCAGGGGCACGTCATCCACTCTCTCCCGATGACTCGGCGGCGCCCGGAGGACTCGCCGTAGGCTGGCGACATGACTGATGAGCGCGCGACATCCTTCGGTGCACAGGCGGGCAGCTACGAGGTCGGACGGCCCGAGTATCCGTTCGACGCCGTCGCATGGATGCTCGAGCGGATGCCCGAGGGGTCTCGGCGGATCGCCGACGTCGGCGCGGGGACCGGCAAGCTCACGCGCGCGCTCGTCGCGGCACCGGAGGCCGAGGTCGTCGCTCTGGACCCCGATCCGGCCATGCTCGCCGCGCTGCGCGAGGCGATCCCCGGCGTCCCGACGTTCGTCGGATCCGCGGAGCGGCTGCCGTTGGCGGATGCGAGTCTCGACGCCGTCGTGCTCGGCCAGGCCTGGCACTGGGTCGAACCTGCCGCGGGGTCGGTCGAGATCGGTCGCGTCGTCCGCTCCGGCGGGGTGCTGGGGCTCATCTGGAACATCCGTGACGAGCGGGAGGGGTGGGTGCGGCGGATGACCGAGATCATGCACGGTAGTGCAGCCGAGGAGATGCTGGCCGCCGGCGACCCCGTCATCGACGCTCCGTTCGGACCCCTCCAGCAGGAGCTGTGGGAGTGGACGCGACCCATGACGCGCGCTCAGCTGCACAGCATGGCGACATCGCGGAGCTACGTCATCACGGCGTCGGCAGACGAGAAGGACCGGATCCGACGCGACATGGATGCGCTGTTCGACGAACTCGGACTCGATGACGCCGGCGTGATCGAGCTGCCATACGTCACCAGGGCATTCCGCGCCGTCCGCTCCTGAACACTGCCCCGGCGTTACCGGAAGCCTCGACCGGTAGACTCGTGACCCGTGGCTCTTACTATCGGAATCGTCGGCCTGCCCAATGTCGGCAAGTCCACCCTCTTCAACGCACTCACCAAGAACGACGTGCTCGCAGCGAACTACCCGTTCGCGACGATCGAGCCCAATGTCGGCGTGGTGAACCTGCCTGACCCCCGTCTCGAGAAGCTCGCCCAGATCTTCGGCAGCGAGCGCATCCTGCCCGCTGCGGTGTCGTTCGTCGACATCGCCGGCATCGTTCGCGGCGCCAGCGAGGGGGAGGGTCTCGGCAACAAGTTCCTCGCCAACATCCGCGAGGCCGACGCCATCGCGCAGGTCGTCCGCGGTTTCGCCGATGACGACGTCGTGCATGTCGATGGCGCGGTGAACCCCGCTTCCGACATGGAGACCATCAACGCGGAGCTCATGCTCGCCGACCTCGAGACGGTCGACAAGGCGATCGCCCGATACGAGAAGGAAGTACGCGGCAAGAAGATCGAGCCGGTCGTGCTCGAGACCGCGATCGCCGCCAAGGATGCGCTGGAGCGCGGCGTGCTGCTGTCTGTCTCGGGCCTCGATCTCGCCCCGATTCGTGAGCTCGGCCTGCTGACCTCGAAGCCCGTCATCTTCGTGTTCAACGTCGACGAGGGCGTGCTCACGGATGACGCGCGCAAGGAAGAGCTCGCCGCTCTCGTCGCCCCGGCCAAGGCGATCTTCCTCGACGCCAAGATCGAGTCCGAGCTGATCGACCTCGACCCCGAGGACGCGGCTGAGCTGCTCGCCTCGACCGGTCAGGACGAGTCCGGGCTGGACCAGCTCGCCCGCATCGGTTTCGACACCCTCGGACTGCAGACGTACCTGACGGCCGGACCCAAGGAGGCGCGCGCCTGGACGATCCCGAAGGGAGCGAAGGCTCCGCAGGCGGCGGGGGTCATCCACACCGACTTCGAGAAGGGCTTCATCAAGGCGGAGGTCGTCTCGTTCGACGACCTCGTCGAGACCGGCTCTGTGATCGAAGCCCGCGCGAAGGGCAAGGCCCGCCTCGAGGGCAAGGACTACGTCATGCAGGACGGCGACGTGGTGGAGTTCCGCTTCAACAACTGACGCACGCGTCGAGCGGCGGGGCGGTCAGTATGTCGGACGCCCCGGCTACGGTCGACGCATGACCGTTCATCTCGAAGGCATCACCGTTCTCGCCGATGATGTCGCGACTCTTGCCGATTTCTACGAGCACGCGCTCGGCTGGGTAGCGGAGGTTCGCGAAGAAGCGTACGTCGCGTTCGGCGGACACGGGGTGCGCGTCGCGATCTTCTCACGTCAATCGATGAGCGGGATCACCGGGCATCCGGCATATGCCGTGCCGTTCACAGGCCAGGCATTCGAGCTGAACCTTCAGTGTGAGAGCGCTGATGAGGTGGAGCGGCGCTACGATCAGCTGGTCGCTGCGGGGGCGACGCCGACGGGTCGACCCGCGTTGCGGGAGTGGGGCCAGTTCGCCGGCTTCTTCGCGGATCCGGAAGGGAACATTCACTCTCTGTTCGCGAACGTGTAGCGATTGTCGCATCCTGCGCGCTCCATGGTCCGACATGCCTAACTCGTTGACTGCACCGCCAACACTGATGTAGTCCGGCGGAGTTCCGCTTCGGCGTCTGATCGGTTCAGCCTCGAGCTTCCACTCCCGCGAGCAGCTCGACGAGCGCGTCACCATGCGTCAACTGCGGATGATGTCCGGCCCCAGGCACGGTGACCAGCTCGACGTGCGGAATCACGCCGAACTCGTCAGCGATGATCGGGTCGAGAGGATCGTCGCTGCCCGTGATGATGCGGATCGGGCCGCGGAACCGCTTGAGCGCTCCCTGGAGGTCGGCGCGCCAGCGTCGTGAACCCGCGAGGGCGAGATGCTCCGCCACCCGCGTGGCGGTTCTGCGGGTGAGGTCGTTCACGCTGGACTCGAGAGCTGCAGCGCTCGCCTCCGAGCCGGTCAGATGGCGGGACAATCGCGTCGGGGTCGTGTGCCGCAGGTAGCTGCGGGTGAGCGGACGCAGCCTGGTCGCCGTCCGCGCGGGGGCTTGGAGGAAGAACGGCGCGATCAGCGTCAGGGACCTGACCTGCGCCGGGAGCCGGTCGGCCGCGACCGTCGCGGCTGCCGCGCCGATGGAATGGCCGATGATGTCGACCGCTTCGTCGCCCACTGCCGCCGGCAGCCAGCGGTGCCAGTCCTGCACGCCAGCGCCGCTGCTCAGGCCGAGCCCGGGCAGGTCGACGACACGTGCGCCGATGCGGGACGCGAGGTCTGCCCAGGTGTCTGCGTTGACCGGCAGGCCGGGAAGGATCACGCGGTCGGATCGGTGTGCGCCGAGCTCGAACGTCCGCACTCCGCCGAGATCGAGGATTCGACGGTCTCCCGTCGCGACCGCGCCGAACCGACGCGCCACTAGATGGTCGGCCCACCGTTCGAGGGACGCGCGCACGTCGGGCATCTCGAGTCCGTGTCTCTCCGCGAACTCGATCGCGGAGTCCGTCGGATAGCGGTCGGCTGACATGAAGGTGAGGGTCTCGGGGTCCGCCTTGGTGATTCGCCTTGGGAGGCGCGCGATGACGTTGACGGGCAGCCGTACCCGGGGAACCTTCACACCGATATGGCGGCCGACGTGAGTGAGCAGGTCCGCCAGGGGGGGAGTGGCGTCGTCGAGAATCCAGTAGGCCTGACCGGCAGCGGCCGGGTCGGCTGCTGCCGCCGCCATGAATGCCGCCAGATAGTCCACCGTCACGACCGGGAGGAACGTCGTCTCGTCTCCGGGCAATGCGCCGAGGCTGCCGTCCCAGAGCTGTTCGATGCTGGTGGACAGCCCGATGTGCTGATCGGACTCCCCGGTCACGCTGTCGCCGATCACGCTGGACGGATTGACGATGGTCCACGGGATGCCCCGGTCCGTCGCGAGCGCCTGGAAGATGGCGTCCGACTCGACTTTCGAGGCTTCGTAGGCGCCCAGTTCCTCGTACATTGCGGCGCGGTGGCTGTCGGGCCAAGGGATGGTGGCGGGGTCTTGCCCTCCGACGCGGTAGCCCGAGACATGGACGACGCGCTCCAGGCGGGGGAGGTGCTGGGCGAAGTCGATCAGCTTCTCGACGATGCCGACGTTCGCTTTTCGCGCCTCGAGGGCGGTCATCCCGAATCGGTAGGAACCGGCGCAGTTGTGGATCTCCGTGATGGTCAGGAATGCCGACGGATCGCCCACAAGGAGCTCGGATGTCTCGAAGTCGACGACCGCGATGCTGATGCTGCGGGCCAGGCCGTGCTCGCTGAGCCATCGGTGGACGCGCGCTCCCGACTCGGCGGACCGGACTGCTGCCGTGACGTTCGCGCCGGCGTCGGCGAGGGCGAGGAGCAGGTGCCGGCCGACCAGCCCCGAGGCTCCGACGACCAGGGCATGACGGGCGTCAGCGGGCGAGCTCATCGCGTCGACTCCGCCAGCTGGCACCGCAGGTCGATGAGCTCCGCCACGACATCGGCGGCAGCGACCAAGGGTTGGGTGCTGCGCATGGCGCGTGAGAGGATCACCGCCCCCTCGATGGTGGATACGACGACGGTCGCGAGAGTGCGGGCGCTCTGGGCGTCGATGCCGCTGCCTTCGAGGAGGGCCGTGGTCGGGGCGATCCACGACTCGAAGGCGGTGGCGCACGCCTGTCGCAACGATTCGCTCTCGGCACCCATCTCCAGAGTCACAACCGAGACCGGGCAGCCCAGCCGATAGTCGCTCTCGCTGACGATGCGTGTCAGCGCCTCGATCGCGAGACGGGCCGCGTGAGCCGCGCCCCCGGCGGATGCGGCAGCGTCGGCGATCAACGTCGCGAACTGTTTTGCGGCGAGGTCGACCGCGGCGACCCCTAGCCCTTCCTTCCCATCGGGGAAGTGGAAGTACATGGATCCTTT
This window harbors:
- a CDS encoding class I SAM-dependent methyltransferase, coding for MTDERATSFGAQAGSYEVGRPEYPFDAVAWMLERMPEGSRRIADVGAGTGKLTRALVAAPEAEVVALDPDPAMLAALREAIPGVPTFVGSAERLPLADASLDAVVLGQAWHWVEPAAGSVEIGRVVRSGGVLGLIWNIRDEREGWVRRMTEIMHGSAAEEMLAAGDPVIDAPFGPLQQELWEWTRPMTRAQLHSMATSRSYVITASADEKDRIRRDMDALFDELGLDDAGVIELPYVTRAFRAVRS
- the ychF gene encoding redox-regulated ATPase YchF translates to MALTIGIVGLPNVGKSTLFNALTKNDVLAANYPFATIEPNVGVVNLPDPRLEKLAQIFGSERILPAAVSFVDIAGIVRGASEGEGLGNKFLANIREADAIAQVVRGFADDDVVHVDGAVNPASDMETINAELMLADLETVDKAIARYEKEVRGKKIEPVVLETAIAAKDALERGVLLSVSGLDLAPIRELGLLTSKPVIFVFNVDEGVLTDDARKEELAALVAPAKAIFLDAKIESELIDLDPEDAAELLASTGQDESGLDQLARIGFDTLGLQTYLTAGPKEARAWTIPKGAKAPQAAGVIHTDFEKGFIKAEVVSFDDLVETGSVIEARAKGKARLEGKDYVMQDGDVVEFRFNN
- a CDS encoding alpha/beta fold hydrolase; its protein translation is MSSPADARHALVVGASGLVGRHLLLALADAGANVTAAVRSAESGARVHRWLSEHGLARSISIAVVDFETSELLVGDPSAFLTITEIHNCAGSYRFGMTALEARKANVGIVEKLIDFAQHLPRLERVVHVSGYRVGGQDPATIPWPDSHRAAMYEELGAYEASKVESDAIFQALATDRGIPWTIVNPSSVIGDSVTGESDQHIGLSTSIEQLWDGSLGALPGDETTFLPVVTVDYLAAFMAAAAADPAAAGQAYWILDDATPPLADLLTHVGRHIGVKVPRVRLPVNVIARLPRRITKADPETLTFMSADRYPTDSAIEFAERHGLEMPDVRASLERWADHLVARRFGAVATGDRRILDLGGVRTFELGAHRSDRVILPGLPVNADTWADLASRIGARVVDLPGLGLSSGAGVQDWHRWLPAAVGDEAVDIIGHSIGAAAATVAADRLPAQVRSLTLIAPFFLQAPARTATRLRPLTRSYLRHTTPTRLSRHLTGSEASAAALESSVNDLTRRTATRVAEHLALAGSRRWRADLQGALKRFRGPIRIITGSDDPLDPIIADEFGVIPHVELVTVPGAGHHPQLTHGDALVELLAGVEARG
- a CDS encoding VOC family protein; this translates as MTVHLEGITVLADDVATLADFYEHALGWVAEVREEAYVAFGGHGVRVAIFSRQSMSGITGHPAYAVPFTGQAFELNLQCESADEVERRYDQLVAAGATPTGRPALREWGQFAGFFADPEGNIHSLFANV
- the glpX gene encoding class II fructose-bisphosphatase — its product is MVSLTADLSPLRPDRNLAMELVRATEAAAIRAVPFIGRGAKEAADGAAVDAMRAFLGTVDFQGRVVIGEGEKDNAPMLFNGEVVGTGQGPLCDIAVDPIDGTSLTAAGRQNALSVIAVSDRGTMLDASTVFYMDKLVTGPAGVGVVDIRLPIGENIRKLAGALGKPVDEIVVSVLNRPRHEKLIQDIRDAGAGTRLMSDGDVAGGINAARHDARTDMCVGVGGSPEGIVTACAIKALGGHIQGQLWPRDDEERQRGIDAGLQMDHVYEADDLVQGNNTIFVATGVTDGQLVAGVRRERGYVYTESVVLRGASGTLRRIASEHLVSKWL
- a CDS encoding DNA recombination protein RmuC, which gives rise to MDAPLIVLLVLAALVTGGALGWALHTGRGAAALARAEAELAAARDDRDRQYDLYRDAVEHARAEQRAEAQRVQQQNAVLTALAPVRESLQQMQSKVTAIEQERQAQFGTLAEQLRRAQESDEALRATTESLAGALRSTATRGVWGETQLRRVVEAAGLTRHVDFDLQTTVSSDHGQGRPDMVIRLAGGTSVPVDAKVPLDAYLEASALPGGDAHEPQRRAYMQKHVKAVRAHIDALAKKAYWSGLDASPEFVICFLPSESLLAAAIDEDPTLLDYAFSKRVALASPVNLWAVLKTVAYTWTQQEVSTEARSLLNLGTQLYDRLGVLAGHADDLRRALERTVDSYNKFAGSLENRVLVTARHFPGIDASTLDATPQVVTASARRFTAPELVGTADEPDADALRADVGEVRARLQQDSR
- a CDS encoding 3'-5' exonuclease gives rise to the protein MPLDFTAIDFETANSSPASACSVGLVRVRDGEVVATAGWLIQPPAGHDEFQEWNVRIHGIRPEDVCSAATWSEQFDRLCAFAGADVLVAHNAGFDLNVLRRASEATGEVCPPYRSLCSLQVARKTYQLDSYRLPVAAAAAGFAEFSHHDALADARACAQIVIDSAWRAGAADVDALADALGLRVTTPAAVPERAVA
- a CDS encoding TetR/AcrR family transcriptional regulator, encoding MTSKGERTRAQLTESMLVLIQTGGYSGTGLNAVLEHSAAPKGSMYFHFPDGKEGLGVAAVDLAAKQFATLIADAAASAGGAAHAARLAIEALTRIVSESDYRLGCPVSVVTLEMGAESESLRQACATAFESWIAPTTALLEGSGIDAQSARTLATVVVSTIEGAVILSRAMRSTQPLVAAADVVAELIDLRCQLAESTR